From a region of the Chloroflexota bacterium genome:
- a CDS encoding radical SAM protein yields the protein MIGSQYLYFAAHMARARLFGIKRPLLNGFKLTYRCNLKCAACPFWRQPRPDVPYDVAIAAMDRLRADGVRLLILEGGEPFLWRDGSKRLEDLVAEAKRRFFTVGVVTNGTLPIDTSADIVWVSMDGLRDTHNALRGDSFDRAVAHIRASRHPKILANITIGSRNWQEIPDLVRFLSGITKGITIQFYYPFEGTDDLMLSTEQRDWALDQLMALKREGFPVLNSYATLRRLKRNTWRCQPWLISTTEPDGTITQGCYLRNRAAIHCSYCGFAAHAEISLAYDGNIQAIWAGKQIFGFR from the coding sequence ATGATCGGCTCACAGTACCTGTATTTCGCCGCGCACATGGCGCGCGCCCGCCTGTTCGGCATCAAGCGGCCGCTCCTCAACGGGTTCAAACTCACCTATCGCTGCAACCTGAAATGCGCCGCCTGCCCATTCTGGCGACAACCCCGACCCGACGTCCCCTACGACGTGGCCATCGCCGCCATGGACCGACTGCGGGCCGACGGCGTGCGGCTGCTCATCTTGGAGGGCGGCGAGCCGTTCCTGTGGCGCGACGGCTCCAAGCGCCTGGAAGATCTCGTCGCCGAGGCCAAGCGCCGCTTCTTCACCGTGGGCGTGGTTACCAACGGCACGCTGCCCATTGACACCAGCGCCGACATCGTGTGGGTGAGCATGGACGGGCTGCGCGATACCCACAACGCCCTGCGCGGCGACAGTTTTGACCGCGCCGTGGCCCACATCCGCGCATCTCGCCACCCGAAAATCCTGGCGAACATCACCATCGGCTCCCGCAACTGGCAGGAGATTCCCGACCTGGTGCGGTTCCTGAGCGGCATCACCAAGGGAATCACCATCCAGTTCTACTACCCCTTTGAGGGGACCGACGACCTGATGCTGTCCACCGAGCAGCGGGACTGGGCGCTGGATCAACTGATGGCGCTGAAGCGGGAGGGGTTCCCAGTGTTGAACTCCTACGCGACCCTGCGCCGCCTGAAGCGCAACACCTGGCGCTGCCAACCCTGGCTCATCAGCACCACCGAGCCAGATGGGACCATCACGCAGGGCTGCTACTTGCGCAACCGCGCCGCCATCCACTGTTCCTACTGCGGGTTCGCGGCGCACGCCGAGATATCGCTCGCCTACGACGGGAACATCCAGGCCATCTGGGCGGGCAAGCAGA
- a CDS encoding Rrf2 family transcriptional regulator: MQFSAREYYGLRAMTEWARRYGEGPVSVAEVATAEGLPVPYLEQIIPSLRESGLLLSTRGAHGGYALSRPPHQVSVADVIRALEGDVVSLRCADADVACARLEQCAARTVWEQVNALVVDALERTTLADLARGGG, from the coding sequence ATGCAGTTTTCGGCAAGAGAGTACTACGGCTTGCGCGCCATGACCGAGTGGGCCAGGCGCTACGGCGAGGGGCCTGTGTCGGTGGCCGAGGTGGCCACTGCCGAGGGCCTGCCCGTGCCCTATCTGGAGCAGATCATCCCGTCGCTGCGCGAGTCGGGGCTGCTCCTCAGCACGCGCGGCGCCCATGGCGGCTATGCCCTGTCGCGCCCGCCGCACCAGGTCTCCGTCGCCGACGTGATCCGCGCGCTGGAAGGCGACGTGGTCAGCCTGCGCTGCGCCGACGCCGACGTCGCCTGCGCGCGCCTGGAACAATGCGCGGCGCGAACCGTATGGGAGCAGGTGAACGCGCTGGTCGTGGACGCGCTGGAACGCACTACCCTGGCCGACCTGGCGCGAGGGGGCGGATGA
- a CDS encoding zinc ABC transporter substrate-binding protein — MVRRTLFLALSLAVLVIGSACRPAPTVAPGGDGLPPLAPVALGAGEKLRVVATTSIVADVVANIGGDRIALTVLVPLGADPHSFQPTPQDMTALEKAHVVYASGAGLETFLEPLIANAQVGNRLVAVSTGVALLEAAEAHEDESAEEEAHHHEGSDPHTWFDPNNVIVWVGNIRDTLSALDPSGAAAYRANAQAYTAQLRELDAWIRQQVAQIPEANRKLVTDHTAFTYFAARYGFEQVGAVIPGYSTLASPSARDLAALEDAIRAQGVRAVFTGKTVNPALAERVAQDTGVRLVFLYIGSLGEAGSPASTYLGMMRYNVSAIVEALR, encoded by the coding sequence ATGGTTCGCAGAACACTGTTCCTGGCGCTATCTCTGGCGGTCCTAGTCATCGGCTCGGCTTGCCGGCCCGCGCCCACCGTTGCGCCCGGCGGGGACGGGTTGCCGCCGCTGGCGCCGGTGGCGCTTGGCGCGGGGGAGAAACTCCGCGTTGTGGCGACCACGAGCATCGTCGCCGACGTGGTTGCCAACATTGGCGGCGACCGCATCGCGCTGACGGTGCTCGTGCCGCTCGGCGCAGATCCGCATTCCTTCCAGCCCACGCCGCAGGACATGACGGCTTTGGAGAAAGCCCACGTCGTGTACGCCAGCGGCGCGGGCCTGGAAACGTTCTTGGAGCCGCTCATAGCGAACGCCCAGGTGGGCAACCGCCTGGTCGCGGTCTCCACTGGCGTCGCGCTGTTGGAGGCCGCCGAGGCCCACGAGGACGAGTCGGCCGAAGAGGAGGCTCATCACCACGAGGGCAGCGACCCGCACACCTGGTTTGACCCCAACAATGTCATCGTGTGGGTGGGCAACATTCGGGACACGTTGAGCGCCCTGGACCCGTCGGGGGCGGCAGCGTACCGCGCCAACGCCCAGGCGTACACCGCGCAACTGCGGGAACTGGACGCCTGGATTCGGCAGCAGGTGGCGCAGATTCCCGAGGCCAATCGCAAACTGGTTACCGATCACACGGCCTTCACCTACTTCGCGGCGCGGTACGGGTTTGAGCAGGTGGGCGCGGTCATCCCCGGCTACAGCACGCTGGCCTCGCCCTCGGCTCGGGATCTGGCGGCGCTGGAAGATGCCATCCGCGCCCAGGGGGTCCGCGCCGTATTCACCGGCAAGACGGTCAACCCAGCCCTAGCCGAGCGCGTGGCCCAGGACACCGGCGTCCGCCTCGTCTTCCTATATATCGGCTCCTTGGGCGAAGCGGGCAGCCCCGCTTCCACGTATTTGGGCATGATGCGGTATAATGTGTCGGCGATTGTGGAGGCGCTTCGCTAG